The Panicum hallii strain FIL2 chromosome 9, PHallii_v3.1, whole genome shotgun sequence genome has a window encoding:
- the LOC112876302 gene encoding actin-depolymerizing factor 10 isoform X1, whose protein sequence is MVAAAALPWGGGSPAWIDVPERSKSAFMELKRRKVHRYVIFKIDDRREEIVVEKTGAPGESYDDFTASLPADDCRYAVYDLDFVSDDNCRKSKIFFISWSPSDSRIRAKTIYAVSRNQFRHELDGVHFEIQATDPDDVDLEVLRGRATRT, encoded by the exons atggtggcggcggccgcgttGCCATGG GGAGGCGGCTCGCCGGCGTGGATCGACGTGCCGGAGCGGAGCAAGAGCGCGTTCATGGAGCTGAAGCGGAGGAAGGTGCACCGGTACGTTATCTTCAAGATCGACGACAGGAGGGAGGAGATCGTCGTCGAGAAGACCGGGGCGCCGGGGGAGAGCTACGACGACTTCACGGCGTCGCTGCCGGCGGACGACTGCCGGTACGCCGTCTACGACCTGGATTTCGTCAGCGACGACAACTGCAGGAAGAGCAAGATTTTCTTCATCTCCTG GTCTCCTTCAGATTCTCGCATCCGTGCGAAGACCATATACGCCGTGTCAAGGAATCAGTTCCGCCACGAGCTTGATGGGGTGCACTTCGAGATCCAAGCAACTGACCCTGACGACGTTGATCTGGAAGTTCTCAGGGGCCGTGCTACCAGGACCTGA
- the LOC112876302 gene encoding actin-depolymerizing factor 10 isoform X2, whose product MEVLGFAAMGGGSPAWIDVPERSKSAFMELKRRKVHRYVIFKIDDRREEIVVEKTGAPGESYDDFTASLPADDCRYAVYDLDFVSDDNCRKSKIFFISWSPSDSRIRAKTIYAVSRNQFRHELDGVHFEIQATDPDDVDLEVLRGRATRT is encoded by the exons ATGGAGGTTCTTGGGTTCGCGGCAATG GGAGGCGGCTCGCCGGCGTGGATCGACGTGCCGGAGCGGAGCAAGAGCGCGTTCATGGAGCTGAAGCGGAGGAAGGTGCACCGGTACGTTATCTTCAAGATCGACGACAGGAGGGAGGAGATCGTCGTCGAGAAGACCGGGGCGCCGGGGGAGAGCTACGACGACTTCACGGCGTCGCTGCCGGCGGACGACTGCCGGTACGCCGTCTACGACCTGGATTTCGTCAGCGACGACAACTGCAGGAAGAGCAAGATTTTCTTCATCTCCTG GTCTCCTTCAGATTCTCGCATCCGTGCGAAGACCATATACGCCGTGTCAAGGAATCAGTTCCGCCACGAGCTTGATGGGGTGCACTTCGAGATCCAAGCAACTGACCCTGACGACGTTGATCTGGAAGTTCTCAGGGGCCGTGCTACCAGGACCTGA